AAACTATTCAATATATGGGCGGAAAAAAAGGAGTAAAAATTGACCCTAACGAGTGAgcgcaatgctttttttttttcatgcgatGCACAGTTCTCACATTCCGTGGCACGCTTCGGGAATTACTGCCAGACACTCACACTCATAGTCACAGACACACATTTTTACTTTCACGCGCGTACAGATAAAGCTACCGCGCACCAATTAACAAGATGCTGAACTTAAAAAAGGGCACCTGAATGGATGAAAACGCCTTCATGGCAGATTCTCACTTTGCTGCTTTCCtacgcgcaaaaaaaaaacgcacggaAAATACCAAAAATGAACGAGAGAAGAAGGAACCCTGGTTGTAAAAACGAAGTcaataagaaaaacaataaatccTGGTTTGTGCGTCTATCTTGAAAGCAGCGAATGGAGTGTGCAGGGGGGTGGAAGAAAAAACATACAGGGAGGGGGAAACAAAAAGTTGACAAGACTGGCGTGATGTCGCCATCCGAAATGAGCCCGTGCATTGTTCCACTTGGGGAGGGAGCGTGTGAAGaccaataaatatatatataagtgagAGAAATGAAAGAATGTTCGTTAACGCGAGAGATGCGggggagagaggagagagagagagagcaagagagagagagagagagcgctttGAGCGAGCGCTCCCTCCACTTTCCAGAGACAACACCCCTCCAGAgtaggagggaggaggaggacgggggAGGAGGAGCGTGCCGCGCAGCGAAGTAGGCTCCTCAATTTCCAACTTAGCATCTTGGCATACGCGACTAGATTTTCCCATGCAGGGCAGGCGAAGCCCCCTTAAAAAGTCTGCTTGACGGCCGCAAGCAAAATAGCCAGCCGGGCACCAAAAACAGAGGCGCTGCaagaactcccccccccccccgacccaccaaaaaaagggaaaaaaagaagagaacaacTGGAGAAAGgaaagatttttggggggaggaggaggaggcagcagGTCTCCACATACGGCTGTCTCTATGCACCCGTGAGCGGCTGAAgaggggaaaaataagcaaaaggggaggaaaaaaaaaagctcaaaagtGGAGGGGAAAGAGTGTTAAACTTGCCACAGCTATGGCTTACCCTCAGGGCTACTTGTACCAGCCGTCCGCCTCCCTGGCCCTCTACTCGTGCCCGGCAGCCTACGGCACCAGCGTCATCTCGGGACCCAGGACGGAGGAGCTCGGACGCTCGTCGTCCGGCTCTGCTTTCGCACCCTACGCGGGATCAACCACCGCCTCCaccgcggcggccgccgccgcagccgccgcAGCAGCCGCGGCCGCCTTCAGCGGCGCCTCACCCGGCTACAACTCGCACCACTTGCCGTACGGCGCCgacgcggcggcggctgcggcaGCCACTTTCACCTCGTACGTGGTGAGTAGACAAATTCTGCTTTGAAAAATATGCTTTCATCGATTAGAAAGGAAGGAAAACTTGTCAAGTggaagtctttttatttttttattttttagttgattCTCTGATTTGTGATGGGCAAAACGGGGGCATTCAATAATTAGCATCATTATACTGcattttgtcttcaaaaatGTTATTCGCCCCGGTAAAATgttcagctttttatttttttaaaatgttttgtattttttgagcGCTCACTCAGCAAGTGGGCCTGCTTACAACAAGGGCGGACGCGCCATTTAGTTATTAAAAACATAATTGCATATTTGATcgattttaaatgttaaaaaaaacccgtaatgtaaaaaatgtttaaaaaaaaatttgggtgaTGAAAATTAGCGACATGAGACTACATGAATATTTTTCCACGGTGCCATACAGAGCTCCCCCTACGACCACTCGACTGGCATGGCCGGCTCCATCGGGTACCACCCGTACGCAGCGCCACTGGGCTCGTACCCGTACGGCGACCCGGCCTACCGCAAGAACGCCACGCGCGACGCCACCGCCACCCTCAAGGCCTGGCTCAACGAGCACCGCAAGAACCCGTACCCAACCAAAGGCGAGAAAATCATGCTGGCCATCATCACGAAGATGACCCTGACCCAGGTCTCCACCTGGTTCGCCAACGCCCGCAGGAGGCTCAAGAAGGAGAACAAGATGACGTGGACGCCGCGCAACCGCagcgaggacgaggaggaggacgagaacATCGACCTGGAGAagaacgacgacgacgatgtgacccctaataataataataacaataacaacttCAAACCCACCGGAGACAAGACTCAAGAATCCTCGGATACGGAAGCAGGTCGGTGGTGCAAGCATGCGGAGAATGAAAGGGGgttggaaagagaaaaaaaaaagccatcaaatTTTCATCGCGGTCGTTTCTACTCAGGGTGCAAAATTGATTGCTGGTTAATGGCGGTGTATTATTTATAATGGGACAATCGCTTTAAATAATAATCACCTTGAATTGCCCTCGTTTGACTTGCCAGTGGATGAAACTGCTGCTCGTGCAAAGTGTTTAGCACGCCATTTAtctctaaatgcataaataGAAATGCGGATTTCCCgcattgaaattaaaaaaaagttaattttttgTGACACtataaagttatttttttataatagtTTAGGTTGAAACGTGCATCTAAAGACCTCGTTTGCCCTGCCCGCAGATGCCAAAGCTCTGCACCCAGCGGACGTGGGTTGCGATCGCTTCAAGGAGGACCCCTCGCACCTCAAGGACGCGGACCCCCTCCTGAGCGACTCCGAGTCCAAAGAACAGGAGGACTCGCAGGAGCGGACTACGGGCTTGTTGTtggattcttcttcttcagcctgCGGCGGTAAGCCGACCACGTTATCCCCACGCTCGGCGGGGGCCCCCTCGTCGGACCTGAGCCACGCGCCCACTTCCGTTATCCACTCGCCCCCTTCGGCCCCCAAACCTAAACTGTGGTCCCTTGCGGAAATCGCCACCTCATCGGATCGCTGCAGAAGCAGCGGGGACACGCAGCAAGTCCAGCGGGGCGAGCAGCAGTCTTGCCCGGTCGTCATGGGCCCCGCGTCGGGCTCCCCTTCCCGGTCCTCCCCCGGCGTTCTCTCGCGGCCCCTCTATTACGCGTCGCCCTTCTACCCCGGCTACACGAACTACCACGGGGCCACTTTCGGACACCTCCACGGCTCCGGCCCCAGCAGCACCCCCTCCTCCACGGCGCACTTCAATGGATTAAACCAGACTGTGTTAAGTAGAGCCGAAGCTTTGGTGAGGGAGAGCCACAGAGTGAGGGGCCAAACGCAGGTAGAGCTTTGTAAAGACCCCTCTAACGAACTGAAGAAAGGTATGTCGAACATTTAACAGCTCCGACATAAAAAAGGActtctttttaatttatttgaaaaaaaaaccaacaaaaacaatccaacATCTGAGCATTATATTCGCcctcattgaagaaaaaaaatgtttagtttcTCAACGAGTGTAAATGAGAATGGTCTTCAGGCTTCAGACGGTTATTTGTATTAAACATGTATATTTAATGTAGCTCTTTTGTATTTAAGAAAATGGACGACACGCTATCTTTGaagtaaattatggagagagaaaaaaactatataaatatatttgtgcAGCGGTTATTTTGTGGGTGGAAATGTGTTTgtataaaacaataacaacaaaagagaGGGGGGCAGTGTGAAACTTGGCGTCCGCCTCGAATTCTATGACACTCGAGGGGGGGTATCAGAAAAAAGCCAACAGTTACagataaaaataacattgaaagactCCAGTTTGAGCagggaagatttttttcttttaaatcacaCCAGAAGTATCTAATCCATTCTTATTAAAAGTTTCCCataataataaggcgttttaaaGCCAATTACCTGGCTTGTTTTATGCGGTACAATCAGGTGGCGGATCGAAGTAATGAGCTCGATTTTATGCTGAATTTAGACCTCATTACATTTGCAAAGGGTGCCTgcttaaagagagagagagagggagagagagagagagagagaaagagagacatgTGCATTCACAGCATAGTGGCCCCATTAATTCAAGGCGAAGGGACACACTCGCTATTTTTAATGGCTGTTTGGACAcacgcaccacacacacacacacgcacacacacacacgcgcgcgcgcttgCGAGTGGGAGGAAAAGTCGGTGGGTGGGTGCTTGTTTGTCATGCGTGTCGTGGAAACTCTTCCAACTTCCGCAGGTAGGTGTCACACTTGCTCCTTCCTGATTTCACAACAGGAGGCCCCAAAGGTTCTGGTTCTGTTGGTGCTGCTTCTGCTACGGCATCGGGGTCACACACCGcgctgtataataataataataataataataataataataataataattcagacAACTTTGACGGGAGATTTTAAAGTGCGGTATACAGTAGCACAATAATAAGCAGTTAAGAGACTTATATGACAACTCCGAAAAGATACTTACATGAGAATcttaaaatgaataattgaagGGAATACAATTGCAAACTATAAAACAATTGtaacaacataaaaatacatatatttgatttataaatgcatatttttttatttttttcgtcattcgtttttgatttttttttcagaattgtgCACCCTTGTGgtgcatcaccccccccccccaaataaaaaaaaaagaaagcaaaacacacttaaacacttCACATTTTTGGAAGTCTCGCAATATTTGGGCCTCGTGTACAGCATAAACTGACAGGGTttaagataagacaagataagataacctttatttgtcccacactggggaaatttgcagagAAATAACAACTCTGCAAATCTCTCTATATATAATAACCTTTAAAactatagtttaaaaaaaacatctaatttTGTATTCTTGTTTGTGGCAGTAAAAGTATGCAGGCCAAAAAGCCTAAACTGCCACGCCTCCAGAACAAACGCACCCGTTAATAAATTCGttttttcagtaaatatttaaaGGACACAACCATTAATGTAATCATtatcccaaaaaatattttcttgaaatTTTCCCCCCGGGCCTTTCACGTGTCACAGgttggcgcgcacacacacaaacgcgaaCACATCAACGCGTAATGATGTGTGTATTCTGCCGATTCCCAGAGGGGGTTCAACTGTTCTATGTCATGTGTTCTAATTCATCatcgtcattattattattatgtatttaattaccgtttttttaaattttacggATAATAACTGctgcatttgtttctttttttttttgcagtggcaAATCATGTTCCGCTGGGGGTTAGCTCCACGCCCTCCGTCAGATGTGAATAAATCACATGATGAGAGGGGTGGAGGGAGGCAGCCTGACGCTTACGTGTCAAATGGGTTTGCGTTCATCTGTGTGTTTAGGTTAGAAGACTCCAAAAGTGTCAAAGAGGggattcgccccccccccgcccccccaaataggcattattataattattatcattatcccTTTGCTCGGTTTGTGTTGTGCTGTGTACATTTTCTTACTTAACAATATGAAATAattcctggaaaaaaacaactcaaacttAATCTAATTTGAATAATATGAAAATCAAGTTTATACAGTCATTTTCAAATTAAAGTGAAGGTTAAAAACAGCTGGAATGTTAGTATATGGATTGACATTCAtaatgaaaaagaaggaaaatccAAAGTCTAATGTTGCCCTCATCTTTCATCTTTTATTAGCTCCTGTTATTATCTTTGCCGCGCACACCATGTACTCTATGACTAAAACACCAAATATTACCTCGGAAATGACATTAACATGCCCTGAATACCAACGATATTAGAAATTCTCATATTTCACAATAGATCACGATTTGATTGTCAATAAGTCTTTATCAAAAGGATTGGCTGGTCAAAATTGTAACTTACATGACAtgacttaaaataataataaaaataatactacTAATAATCATTTCAATACCATTCATAATCACAGTAGTTATGGTGGCTTTTACGCTTAGCCTGTCCTTCTGCTTGCTGGTGGTGCTTGCTTTTCTCCCAGGTTCCACAAATATGCACAGTAGCTTCATTGAAGCCTTTCAATTTCTCAtataggtgtgaatggttgtctgtctatgCGCCGCGTGATTGATGGCCGACTAGTCCCAGGTGTACCCTGCTTCCCTCATCAAAATGTCAACTCACCTGTGACCTTAATAAGGACAAacagtgtagaaaatggatggatttttcttCCAATTCATCACTTTCATTGCCTTTTTCCCCTCCATAATTAAATCACATGGCCTTAATGTGAGGCCATTTAGGTTTGAACTGAAATCAGGAAACGTGCTTTAATAGAACCGTGAAACTTGTTGAtggaacaaaagacaaaaggacTGCCAACTGCGAGCATGCACATCGGGGTGAAACGCGGGCGAAATGACACAACGGATTACTCATTGACACAAGTGTTGCCAAAGGAGGATTGAAATAGTGTCGAAATGGTTGCCTTTCTGAGTGGAAAGCCTTCAGGTTTGATTTTCAAGAATTCAAgtgttcctctttcatttctggAGCTGTACCAAGAAGAAGGTGAATTAAGGAACTCGGAATTGCAGTTTTTTGGGGCATTGGCCGCGTGAGGGGTAAAAGGTGAAGGCAAAAGGTTAGTAGCAGCACATATccacagagacaaaaaagaatatTCACACCCGTGCACAGCtattgacaatttagagtttccaaagAACACGCAAggatgcaaactccaaacaggaaagcTGGCGCTGACAATCGGACCCCCCAACTTCTGAAATGTGAGGTAGATTTTCTCAGCACTACTTCGCTGGCTTCCTTTTGATAGTCTTTGCGTTTTGTTTATTGGCCATGCTAAAAccaaacagttaaaaaaatgtttgtaagtGCTTCAAATGAGAAACCGAGGCAGATTTTGGGCACCGCTGATTTAAAACAACTCCACTGCTAATATCAATAACTTTGCCTCTgttatacacgcacacacttaaactgggggggggggagagaaaaaaaatgaacatgtcaAGTTAAAGTGTGACCATGTTAAGTATGGGTTCGAAAAGCCTCTCGGACATACTGTAAGGCCACCTCAGATAAGGTAGTGAGTGGCAAGGGAGAGAGTGATTTAGCACTTTATATGTTTTTGCCGTTTTCTCTCGCGCTCGCTCACTCGCTTcactgactgtttttttctgatttctgcCGAGAGAGCTCCTCTGGGGAGAGATTACACGTGTAATTTTCTCCAGCGAGATGTTTTAAGTGACCTCCCCctacataaataaaacatttgtatgAGGAGCAAGAGGGAGacgaaggggggaaaaatattaAGTGAGAGTGATGAACTATGAAGTCCTTTAGGAGGCCAAAGGGGGTCGATTGAGGTGGCGAAACCTGACAGATTCTGTTGCAGTGCCGCTCTTTAGCAATGCGGATTATTGGCTTCACTCGTAAATTACACACAATAGTCTGCATACATCATCATCGTCACCTGACCCGCTTACTCTTTATGAGGCTGCGTTCAGTGGCCACGTTAGCGCCCACGCCGAGGGTTTCTGCCCTGCCCTGAAAGAggacgagcagcagcagcaggaggaagaGGCCAATGCCAAAAGCAGCAGGTATGTACACGAATGGTCAAACTCTGATTTCTTTGCATTGGGATCATTGTTGTTATTTGCCATTTGACTTctctttgtcatattttttttcttcaaaatgaatGAAGAGTATTGTCATTAACTTTAGACGTGACCCAATTTCAAATTGTGATGAAATGTAACATTGCTGTAACGCTCAAGATGGGCTTTTGAAACTAGCGTCAACGTTGAACTAGTTACGATCCTTTTCGCAATATAAAGggtgcagcaacacacatagacagacgaCATACCAATGTTTTTTATTAACTGGAAAAACAGGTGAATATTATTGCAGCTAGCTGAGTCACAAACTATTCGCTGTTAATTATGAATGGTTACATTATACTACGCCCCGGAGGCCAAAGCACACCGGAAGGagcacaaaataattttaaagcattaaataatgATGcacaaatagtttttaaaaaaaatgtagcttaATTATGTGATTTTTATGTGTTTCTAAAAGTTTCTTAAATACATATTGTGTTGTCTTCGTTTTTTGCGCCCTTCGCTATATTGTACTGGTGTACTGGAGTGGTTAGGACAGAGATGTTCACAAAACTTTCATTGCCACTGCTACTCGATGGTGCAGTTCGTGCCATTTCCTGTAATATACACTTGTGGCGTAAAGCTCAATGAAACAAAGTCTCACTCGATTTCTTGCTCGGTGTCATTTTTGCAAATGTGTATGTCCACTTTAGCCACATTGTATAGAGGAGCCACACATGAATTGGGGCCTTCAACTCCAGTTTAGGGATGACATCAGCGCAACTAAATTGGATGTTAATTGCTTTcctgtttgaatttttttttttttagaaaaagtccaacatttttgtgtgaataCAGATTTGGAcccaacaaaaatcacacacacatttatttttttaatggatcatTCACTTGTGAGAAGGAATAAGAAGATTTTGATTGGTTTGGGTTCTCAGCACGAAAGGTGTTATTATAAACACAATTTGTGAGGAAAATATTAACAAGGCCATTCAAACGAGACCCCTAAAGATGACAATATTAATGCCGCTGATGGAGATTGATGAAGTGTTTTCTTTCGGCCCCCTTCAGAGGGGGTCCGGTGAGGGAGAgatgtttatttacatttgccCTTTTCAAATGATCCCTTTCTTCTCAACATCTGCTCGACATTAGCACACAGATATGAGTCCTAATGACCGCTGTAATAAAGCctgacacacgcacaaacacacacagactgtgTTGCGGTACCAATGCTCACAGTTCACATGAGACATTGCGTGCTTCTGTACCTTCCACAGCCGGGTTGTACACGCCAGTGGACTTTCTTTCGGTTTTTGGTGTAGTCTGATGGATGCACATGGTCACATATGAAATTGGATCAGCTCCCGAGATGGAGATAAACCGGgctacaccttttttttttttttgactgtcctCCTCCAAAGTTATTTTGAGCCTTGCTTATGAGGAGGCGGCGAGAATTTAGACCCCTTTGGAGGAGAGCTCCAGGCCAGTCCTTCACGCCCACACAATGAGTGGCGAGGGGGATGCAGGGGTGCGTCAAGGGGCCCCATAAGTGTAATGGCGTCCCGATAGCAATTTGGTAATGTGCTGTCGTGAGATGTCACTCATATGGTGCTCAATCACAAAGTTGATgcgtagggggaaaaaaaataaaataaacaaaaccaaaaaacatgcTACGCGCCTCTCAAAGAGCGGGGGCTGAATTGAATGTTCACCCACGCTAATAGATTGTGTGCACTGTTGGCAACCAGTGTAAAAGTGGTGGAGACTGCCATTTTTAAAAGAGGGTTTCGCGCTTTAGCCAACTCTGATGGCTTTCACCATTGAAATTTGGGAAACCACAACAAGggccaaaatttaaaatgatgGAATTGGAGGTTTTAGTGGAAGAGGCAAGCAAACATATTACTGAGTGATAGAAAAGAAATCTATCATCCTGATAACTTGGGGTATACCAGcaactggatgaaaaaaaattctttagtTTCTTGGCACATTGCACATTGCTCGGAAACATTGCTGAAGACATGCCTTGTCATGCTAATTTTTGGTTCTGGCATTTCAACAATGTTCacgtgaacagaaaaaaaagaatctgttcATTCCAGCctctcattttctctgcacCTCTTCCTCATGGTTACACACAGCAGAGCcatttacacatttacattGCACTGCACCAGATGTAATTGTTAGTGTGCAATTAATACCGATGCAGagtggttcacttttttttaacacttgccAGTTCATGTAGGAAAGCGACATTcatacaattatttttattttatttttttacacttgcacAGTGGTCGGAATGCTAAAAATCACCTGTATAGTTAAAAAGGCTTCACGATGGCAACAGTTGACTCTGGGAAGGATGATTACAATTATATTACCGGTATGTCCTATGGGAATAAACGTTTtacaaaaaaaggatgaaaaatgGATCATAGTGATTCCACTGTTAAACACAGCCAAATTGAAATGAGATATATTAATGCATATGCCTTTCATGTTCGTGCCCCAGATGATtacaaaagaaaattgaagtgGTGGCTCAACCGTCTTCAGAAAAACAGTGGCTCCAAGCCAGTGGGAGTGTGTTGGCTTGCTGCACCCTGATTAACAGTGTGCTTTACAGCCAATACGTAATCTCATCAGAGGGAGGCTTTAAACAGATAAAGACCACCCCTTACTTGCAATTCCCCCACTCTAACCTACCACCGTTCCCTGATGAGTCCTCCCATCCAACACACCGAAGATCCTGGAAGGAGGCTCAAGACGGATGGGCCCCGAGTCATATACTGACCTGCTTTTTTAATAAAAGGAGACTTTTCTGGTCTGACGGCTGATTTGTTGGTCGTGCATGGAAAGGCCATCTGGATGGGAGTAGGTGAGCATCACCTGCCAATTCTCTTCTTCGATCTTTGGGCGATAGGTGGGTTACATCACAGGACACAGACTGTACaaacaagcaaccattcacacattcaCGTTTCCACTATGGACAGTTATGGTCTTCGctaaacctaacatgcatgattttggaatgtaggaggaagccAACAGGCAAAAGCACATGTCAAAAACCTCAAAAAGTCAAAGTGGAGTCAACCAATTCTTATCATCATGCGCTGGCTCATGAATATtcatcaaatatatatatatttttttacatgtgctttttctttggttttGTGTGAACAGAATGTTCGACAATTATTATACAGTTAGTAACTTCTTTCATACTTTTATGACGGTAAGAGGTGCCAACATGTTACAGCCGATAACATTTTTGATGCACCAAAAAGCCTTCAACAAATTACAAATTACAACAAATAATTAATCATAATCAATAATGAAATACATCTcttaaaatatgtttaaaacgCAATATAGTTTAATGTTTATAGAAAGAACAACACAAAACTAAGACAGGTGGACAGAGTTTTGGTAGGTGCTGCTATTTAGGTTATTGCAATCTGACGTGCTGGTTTTAGTAAAATTGACCATCCTACTGAGTGTCATCACTTTTttcaagtggggggggggggtggatttcaAGTTAGGATGCACCCGGTGATTAAGTGAGGCCCGGCATGTATTACATCAGAAGCCTCTAATAATTAAATTGGGCACCAAATGACCACTATTGACTGTGGCTCAAGCTAAACATGAGCTTATTTGAAGTCCGAGCAGTTCATTCTGCACTCCAAAGGCTTTTACTTGGGCCTCTTTTGTGGTACACTGAGGAAGAATCCACAATCAATCGGTGAAAGAGATTCAACTTGAGTAAAAACCTCCTCTCTTTgttatttgtgtgcgtgtacgtgtgtgtgtggagttcaCAGTGAACGCACTTTTAAGTACAGAAAGGTGTGATTTATGGGCTTGTCACGGGAAGCATTGTCGAAGAAAGCaatcaaaaagcacttactCGGCTCCTCTGAAGTGACTGCTTTCTTGCTGGCTAATTTGTGTAACTCCCATGGAGAGGCTGGCAAAGGGTTTGATGAGGCATAAAATGATGATTAATGAATTTATTGGCTCGCCGCTCATCAAGCGCTTGTAGTATATACACTTCTCCGCTCTTTCTTGGGCTTGCTAATGTGGACGGCAAGGCCACAAAAGGGCCAGACGTAAGATAATGTCACTCCGCTCGTCCTCCCTTACCGCTGTTAACCTGATTGATCCGATGGGCATGAGAATGTGGGCAAAGAAAAGCACAATGGGCAGTTTGATGTGACTGTTAGACTGGGAATGTCAGTAAAGTACTCCTAACCCtctttcaaaacactttttattttgtgtg
This Hippocampus zosterae strain Florida chromosome 4, ASM2543408v3, whole genome shotgun sequence DNA region includes the following protein-coding sequences:
- the irx5a gene encoding iroquois-class homeodomain protein IRX-5a, which encodes MAYPQGYLYQPSASLALYSCPAAYGTSVISGPRTEELGRSSSGSAFAPYAGSTTASTAAAAAAAAAAAAAAFSGASPGYNSHHLPYGADAAAAAAATFTSYVSSPYDHSTGMAGSIGYHPYAAPLGSYPYGDPAYRKNATRDATATLKAWLNEHRKNPYPTKGEKIMLAIITKMTLTQVSTWFANARRRLKKENKMTWTPRNRSEDEEEDENIDLEKNDDDDVTPNNNNNNNNFKPTGDKTQESSDTEADAKALHPADVGCDRFKEDPSHLKDADPLLSDSESKEQEDSQERTTGLLLDSSSSACGGKPTTLSPRSAGAPSSDLSHAPTSVIHSPPSAPKPKLWSLAEIATSSDRCRSSGDTQQVQRGEQQSCPVVMGPASGSPSRSSPGVLSRPLYYASPFYPGYTNYHGATFGHLHGSGPSSTPSSTAHFNGLNQTVLSRAEALVRESHRVRGQTQVELCKDPSNELKKGMSNI